The window CGAATTGATGAACTTAAAAGGACGATACTATGCATTGTATATGACTCAATTTGAGCATTTAACTGTTGAATGATCGTCATCCATTGTAAGATGAAATTATCATAAAGAGAAGGTGATTGTATGACGAAAACAATATATTTCTTATGCACAGGCAATTCTTGTCGTTCACAAATAGCTGAAGGATTTGGTAAAAAATACTTACCAGATTGGGATGTTTATTCTGCAGGGATTGAAGCACACGGCGTCAATCCGAATGCGGTTAAAGCAATGAATGAAGTAGGGATTGATATTACTGATCATGAGTCTAGTGTCATTGACCCTGAAATTTTAAATAACGCAGACTTAGTCGTTACACTATGCGATCATGCGAAAGACGTGTGTCCAATTACACCATCACATGTTCGAACTGAACATTGGGGATTCCAAGACCCAGCCGGTGGCGACTGGACATTGTTCCAAACTGTACGCGATCAAATTGGTGAAAAGATTAAGTCATTTGCAGAGAGTGAGGGATAAAGATGAACGATTTAAATATACAGCATATCGATCGTAAATTTTACATCGGGACAGAGTCAGAACGTGAAGCAGAGCTTGATTATGAAGTAAAAGATCAAACGTTAATCGCAACGCATACTTATGTATCACCGAATCGACGTGGTGAAGGGATTGCAAAAGCGCTCGTTGAAGCATTAATTGAATATGCTCGTGAGCACGGATATAAGATTCAACCCGTTTGTTCTTACGTCGTTGATTATTTTGAACAACATGAAGCTGAATTAGAAGATGTTCGATAAATAATGATAAGGACTAGACATCCAGATGTCTAGTCCTTATTTTTGTAAAATAAGACTACAGAATTGATGTAAGAAGATAAAACTGTAGACTTAAATCACTCTTCATTGCTTGGGTATATGTTTGGTACTTGATGTCCAAATAATAGAATGCTTAAAATGAGTAATCCACTCGCACCGAACAATACATAATGAAGAGGAATATACGTGTAAAGCATACCGAAAGCGATTAATCCTAACGGAATGACGAACATTGCAATCATCGATACGACACTAAACATACGACCTTTCATATGCTCTTCAACTTGATTGTGTAAATAAATTTGGAACGGTGTATTTTGTACAACCATCGTGAGTCCTAATATGAATGTAATGATTGCATATACTATCGTCATCAATGTCACATTCATTGAAATAAAATAAGGAAAACTAAAGGATACAAGTACCAAAGCGACGACAAATTGCCCACCGACAAGTGAATTTTTTAACTTCAGTTGCTTTGAGATTTTGCTCACAACCAAACCGCCAATAAACATTCCCGTCATTAAACTTCCTTCAACGATTCCGAGTCGATGTGCTCCGAGTGAGAAGTCTTCCATAAATATTTTCGGAATACCCGCAGTGACTGAACTGAATAATAAATTCGCAGTCATAGCGATGACGAGCATTGCGCGAATGACTTTATGCTTTAATACATATTGAAACCCTGCTTTAATTTCTTTGAACATGGACTGAGATGGTTGGATTTGTGATTGTTTCTCATCATGTTTAAAATTAATCAATAATATGAGAATCATCGATATACATTCCGTAATCAACACGGTAATGACAAACAGTTTGAATGGAACAAACGCGAACATGAAGCCACCGACAATCGGAGATAAAATATTAACACCTGTCATAATCGATTGTCGAAGTGGAATAATGACATTGACTTCATCTTCGTAGAGGATCCGCTTCATACTCGTTAAAATACTGTTCTGAATGATCGAGTCGATTAAATTTAAAAGGGTAATCACAATGGCCAACAAGATGAAATGTGGAGATGGCCATATGAGATAAAGAATTAACGATAGTACACTGACCGTTTGACTGATCGTGATAATCTTTTGGTTGTTTAAAAAATCAGATATGTATCCAATGAACGGTTGGGCTAACGTCCCAACAAGCATAGAAATTGCGAGTACAATCGTGTATGCAAATACCGATTGAGTCACGTCATATATGTATAGTGTGGCGCCGAACATAAAGATACTAGACCCAAGTTTAGAGAGTAAATCAAACGATAATAACTTATAAAACGTTCGACTATATTTGAACATGTTAACCTCCTTTTGACGTTTATTATTATCATTCTACCATTTTTTGAATATGGTCAATTTTCAGAAATGAATATCGATATCCATATTAAATCGATTTATGATATAGTGTAAAAATGAGGTGAAATGTATGCTAAATCCAAAGCTCCACATCGGAGAAGGACATTCGAAAATTGTTGTGTCACTTCTTGGAGAAAATTTAGAAAAACTATCAAGACAAATAAAAGATATATTAAGCAGTCATAGATATGTAGATATTGTAGAACTTCGTGCAGACTATTTTAGTGATGAGACGTTAGCGAATTTAGAACAATTTTTGACGGCATTGCAAGAAGAATTGAATGGTATTCCGATTCTATTTACATATAGAACGAAAGGTCAAGGAGGTCATGGCGATTATAGTAGTGATGAATATTTCGAATTACTACAACGTGCAATACAGCACCCTGCCATTGAGCTTGTTGATATTGAGATGCTCATGTATGATGATATCGTGAAACCTTTGATCGATTTAAGTCAAAGTGAAGCAGTAGGTGTCGTGTTAAGTTATCATAACTTTGAATACACACCGAAGTTCAAAGAATTAATGGCAATTTATACGTCGATGCAAGAAATGGGTGGTGACATTTTGAAAGTTGCTGTCATGCCTGAAACAGGTCATGACGTCCTAGTTTTATTGCAAGCGGTCTTTGAAGCAAAACAACAAGTATCACAATATATCGTAGGGATTTCAATGTCTGAACTCGGCAAAATTAGTCGAATAGCAGGCGGTGTCTTCGGTTCTTGTATTACATTTGGAGCGATTACAGAAAGTGCTGCACCAGGACAACTACACGTCGATATATTAAAGAATCAATTGGAAATGTATGAGGGGAGTCAACATGAATCTTAAAGACGCAATTTTAAATAGAAGAAGTATCAAGATATTTGGAGAGTCAACGATTGACGTTGACGTCGTTAAACAGGCGATTAATTCAGCAATATATGCACCGAATCATGGTGTACGTGAACCTTGGCATATAAAGTATGTCCAAAAAGAACAGTTGGAACAATATGCTGAACAAGTTGGAGATATCGCATTCAAAGGCGATGAACAGAAGAAGCGTAATCATGCATCGAAGCTATCAATGCTCGGTGGGATTTTAGTTGTATCAGTTGATCGCGATGTACGTCAGAAGCAACATCATGAGAATTTGATGGCTGGTGGTGCGTTTATGCAAAACTTAATGCTTTTGCTACACGCTGAAGCCGTTGGAACATGTTGGCATACACCAGGTTACATGTTCACGCCAGAGTATTATCAAATGATGAATATCTCAAGTGATCAAGAGATCATTGCAGAGTT of the Abyssicoccus albus genome contains:
- the arsC gene encoding arsenate reductase (thioredoxin), giving the protein MTKTIYFLCTGNSCRSQIAEGFGKKYLPDWDVYSAGIEAHGVNPNAVKAMNEVGIDITDHESSVIDPEILNNADLVVTLCDHAKDVCPITPSHVRTEHWGFQDPAGGDWTLFQTVRDQIGEKIKSFAESEG
- a CDS encoding GNAT family N-acetyltransferase, whose product is MNDLNIQHIDRKFYIGTESEREAELDYEVKDQTLIATHTYVSPNRRGEGIAKALVEALIEYAREHGYKIQPVCSYVVDYFEQHEAELEDVR
- a CDS encoding MFS transporter — encoded protein: MFKYSRTFYKLLSFDLLSKLGSSIFMFGATLYIYDVTQSVFAYTIVLAISMLVGTLAQPFIGYISDFLNNQKIITISQTVSVLSLILYLIWPSPHFILLAIVITLLNLIDSIIQNSILTSMKRILYEDEVNVIIPLRQSIMTGVNILSPIVGGFMFAFVPFKLFVITVLITECISMILILLINFKHDEKQSQIQPSQSMFKEIKAGFQYVLKHKVIRAMLVIAMTANLLFSSVTAGIPKIFMEDFSLGAHRLGIVEGSLMTGMFIGGLVVSKISKQLKLKNSLVGGQFVVALVLVSFSFPYFISMNVTLMTIVYAIITFILGLTMVVQNTPFQIYLHNQVEEHMKGRMFSVVSMIAMFVIPLGLIAFGMLYTYIPLHYVLFGASGLLILSILLFGHQVPNIYPSNEE
- the aroD gene encoding type I 3-dehydroquinate dehydratase: MLNPKLHIGEGHSKIVVSLLGENLEKLSRQIKDILSSHRYVDIVELRADYFSDETLANLEQFLTALQEELNGIPILFTYRTKGQGGHGDYSSDEYFELLQRAIQHPAIELVDIEMLMYDDIVKPLIDLSQSEAVGVVLSYHNFEYTPKFKELMAIYTSMQEMGGDILKVAVMPETGHDVLVLLQAVFEAKQQVSQYIVGISMSELGKISRIAGGVFGSCITFGAITESAAPGQLHVDILKNQLEMYEGSQHES
- a CDS encoding nitroreductase, whose protein sequence is MNLKDAILNRRSIKIFGESTIDVDVVKQAINSAIYAPNHGVREPWHIKYVQKEQLEQYAEQVGDIAFKGDEQKKRNHASKLSMLGGILVVSVDRDVRQKQHHENLMAGGAFMQNLMLLLHAEAVGTCWHTPGYMFTPEYYQMMNISSDQEIIAELYLMDVNDDNSSERSNGYDDIVETW